A single Defluviitalea saccharophila DNA region contains:
- the lepB gene encoding signal peptidase I — protein sequence MEEKQNNSKKPSLMSEFIELIKEIVIVLAIVLFIRTFIFENTKVIGPSMEPTLHENNALIVNKFEYRFTNPERGEIIVFPYKGDPSKHYIKRIIGLPGETVDIRDNTVYIDGKPLEEDYILETMEQRGDIAFPFVVPEDTYFVMGDNRNNSSDSRYQDVGTIEKSKIIGHAVIRIWPLNEFGMVK from the coding sequence ATGGAAGAAAAACAAAACAATTCAAAAAAACCTTCTTTAATGTCTGAGTTTATTGAACTGATCAAAGAAATAGTTATTGTATTAGCCATAGTATTATTCATTAGGACCTTTATTTTCGAGAATACTAAAGTAATAGGTCCATCCATGGAACCAACTTTACATGAAAACAATGCACTAATTGTCAACAAATTCGAATATCGTTTTACGAATCCTGAGAGAGGAGAAATCATTGTTTTTCCTTATAAAGGAGATCCTTCAAAGCATTATATAAAAAGAATCATAGGCTTACCCGGTGAAACAGTTGATATAAGAGACAATACTGTATATATAGACGGCAAGCCTTTAGAAGAAGACTATATTTTAGAAACAATGGAGCAAAGGGGAGACATTGCTTTTCCTTTTGTAGTTCCTGAAGATACATATTTTGTTATGGGTGATAATAGAAACAATAGTTCCGACAGCAGATATCAAGATGTCGGCACAATAGAAAAATCAAAAATTATTGGTCATGCAGTTATAAGGATATGGCCATTAAATGAATTTGGAATGGTAAAATAA
- a CDS encoding prolyl-tRNA synthetase associated domain-containing protein, translating to MEEALTVYKLLEELDIQYKKYEHAPAYTMEDIKDLDISIGGEYCKNLFLRNSKGNQHYLVVVSGSKTVDLKKLAREIPSTRLSFASDERLYKYLKLKPGSVSPFGLIYDFDHHVEVVIDQDIVGLDLLCFHPNINTATVVISYDDFYKYLKNRGNEIHYVQI from the coding sequence ATGGAGGAAGCTTTAACTGTCTATAAGTTATTAGAAGAACTGGATATTCAATATAAAAAATACGAACATGCTCCGGCTTATACTATGGAAGATATAAAGGATTTAGATATAAGTATCGGAGGAGAATATTGCAAAAACCTTTTCTTAAGAAACAGTAAGGGCAATCAACATTATCTTGTCGTTGTCAGCGGTTCAAAAACCGTAGATTTAAAAAAATTGGCACGTGAAATTCCTTCTACCCGTTTAAGCTTTGCCTCGGATGAAAGACTGTACAAGTATTTGAAATTAAAGCCAGGCTCAGTAAGTCCTTTTGGATTAATTTATGACTTCGATCACCACGTAGAAGTAGTGATTGATCAAGATATCGTAGGGCTTGATCTACTGTGTTTTCACCCTAATATCAATACAGCAACCGTGGTCATTTCCTATGACGATTTTTATAAATACCTTAAAAACCGTGGTAATGAAATACATTATGTACAAATTTAA
- the pgeF gene encoding peptidoglycan editing factor PgeF yields MYFDRTRSLSIHQKSNLFYITFPSFDQTNLVNHCFSTKLGGVSKGIFESLNLGFGRGDDDENVKRNYQILCSAIDVNYENLIFSNQVHGINIKVITKENPNQPIYTSGESEGIDGLITNMTKLPLVTLYADCVPLFFLDPVNKVVGLAHAGWRGTVNKIGLEMIKVFMDTFHSNPEDILVGIGPSIGKCCFEVDEPVAKEFEAAFPNADNIVYPQENYKYIVDLWEANKKVLGDSGITLSNITVTDLCTKCNKDIFFSHRGHNGKRGSLAAIIELKQSP; encoded by the coding sequence ATGTATTTCGATCGTACGAGAAGTTTATCTATTCATCAAAAATCTAACCTGTTTTATATTACTTTTCCTTCCTTCGATCAAACCAATCTTGTAAATCATTGTTTTAGTACTAAATTGGGCGGTGTCAGCAAAGGGATTTTTGAATCCCTTAATTTAGGATTTGGAAGAGGGGACGATGATGAAAATGTAAAAAGAAATTATCAAATTTTATGCAGTGCTATTGATGTTAACTATGAGAATCTCATCTTCTCAAATCAAGTTCACGGCATTAACATAAAAGTCATTACTAAAGAAAATCCTAATCAACCAATCTATACGTCTGGTGAAAGCGAAGGAATTGACGGTTTGATCACGAATATGACCAAATTACCTTTGGTTACTTTATATGCCGATTGTGTTCCGCTCTTTTTCTTAGATCCCGTGAATAAGGTTGTAGGACTTGCCCATGCAGGTTGGAGAGGAACCGTCAATAAAATAGGATTAGAAATGATTAAAGTGTTTATGGATACATTTCACTCTAATCCTGAGGATATTTTAGTTGGCATAGGTCCTTCCATAGGAAAATGCTGCTTTGAAGTGGATGAGCCGGTAGCCAAAGAATTTGAAGCAGCCTTTCCAAATGCAGACAATATCGTATATCCCCAAGAAAATTATAAATATATCGTTGATTTGTGGGAAGCCAATAAAAAAGTATTGGGTGACAGTGGCATAACTCTTTCTAATATTACTGTCACGGATTTATGTACGAAATGTAATAAAGATATTTTCTTTTCTCACAGGGGGCATAATGGCAAAAGAGGAAGTTTGGCTGCAATTATTGAATTAAAGCAGTCGCCATAA
- the trmD gene encoding tRNA (guanosine(37)-N1)-methyltransferase TrmD yields MNFYILTLFPEMIKATMSHSIIGKAQSENKINIECINIRDFAGNKHNQVDDYPYGGGAGMVMQPQPIYDAYKSIISKDSISPRVIYMSPQGKTFSQSIAKELAKEQNLIILCGHYEGIDQRVIDEIVTDEISIGDYILTGGELAAMVVIDAISRLIPGVLGKTESFEEESFSNHLLEYPQYTRPPVFRDRKVPEVLLSGHHAKIEKWRREQSILRTWQKRPDLLEKADLSPEEIHSINQLKMNNLQ; encoded by the coding sequence ATGAATTTTTATATTCTTACGTTATTTCCTGAAATGATTAAAGCTACTATGTCTCATAGTATCATTGGGAAAGCTCAATCTGAAAACAAAATTAATATTGAATGCATTAATATTAGAGATTTTGCAGGGAATAAACACAACCAAGTAGATGACTATCCTTATGGCGGCGGAGCGGGAATGGTTATGCAGCCTCAGCCCATATATGATGCTTATAAAAGCATCATTTCAAAAGATAGCATTTCTCCACGGGTTATTTATATGTCTCCTCAAGGAAAAACCTTTTCTCAATCCATAGCAAAAGAATTGGCCAAAGAACAAAATCTAATTATTCTGTGTGGTCATTATGAAGGCATAGACCAAAGGGTGATTGATGAAATTGTTACAGATGAAATTTCTATTGGAGATTATATCCTCACTGGCGGAGAGTTAGCAGCTATGGTGGTTATAGATGCCATATCCAGATTAATTCCAGGAGTCCTTGGGAAAACAGAATCTTTCGAAGAAGAATCCTTTTCAAATCATCTGTTAGAATATCCCCAATATACCAGACCTCCTGTTTTTAGAGACAGAAAAGTTCCAGAAGTATTACTATCAGGTCATCACGCCAAAATTGAAAAATGGAGAAGAGAGCAGTCCATTTTACGTACATGGCAAAAAAGACCGGATTTGTTAGAAAAAGCTGATCTAAGTCCTGAAGAAATACACTCTATTAATCAATTAAAAATGAATAATTTGCAATAA
- a CDS encoding EscU/YscU/HrcU family type III secretion system export apparatus switch protein has translation MKKEVKKAAAIHYEKGSMAPKVLAKGKGIIAENLINKAIEEDVPVYENPELVNLLTQLNIGDFIPPELYEVVAEILVFVGNLDELQEKMKNE, from the coding sequence ATGAAAAAGGAAGTAAAAAAAGCGGCGGCTATCCATTATGAAAAAGGAAGCATGGCACCAAAAGTTTTAGCTAAAGGGAAAGGGATCATTGCAGAAAATCTTATTAACAAGGCTATTGAAGAAGATGTCCCTGTATATGAAAATCCTGAATTGGTCAACCTTTTAACCCAACTCAATATCGGAGATTTTATTCCTCCCGAATTGTATGAGGTCGTGGCAGAGATCCTTGTTTTTGTTGGAAATCTTGATGAGCTGCAGGAGAAGATGAAAAATGAATAA
- the lepB gene encoding signal peptidase I: MNAINRKLLKEIFDWLKDILVALGVTLFITTFIFQNTQVIGDSMEPTLQDGNAIIVNKFIYRFQQPKRGDIIAFKYAQNPSQHFIKRIIAIEGDKIDIRDGQVYLNDQKIEEKYILEPMDTIKTGNITFPIVIPKGSFFVMGDNRNISFDSRYTDVGLVPLSYISGKAVLRIWPINLIGFIE, translated from the coding sequence ATGAACGCAATTAATAGAAAGTTGTTAAAAGAAATTTTTGATTGGTTAAAAGATATCTTGGTTGCCTTAGGGGTTACACTATTCATTACTACTTTTATTTTTCAAAATACACAAGTCATCGGAGATTCAATGGAACCTACATTGCAAGACGGAAATGCAATCATTGTAAATAAATTCATTTATCGATTTCAGCAGCCTAAGCGTGGGGATATTATAGCATTTAAGTATGCTCAAAATCCCTCTCAGCATTTTATTAAGAGAATAATAGCCATTGAAGGAGACAAAATAGATATACGAGATGGTCAAGTTTATTTAAATGATCAAAAGATAGAGGAAAAATATATTCTTGAACCAATGGATACAATAAAAACTGGCAATATCACTTTTCCCATAGTCATACCTAAAGGCAGTTTTTTTGTTATGGGAGATAATCGAAACATTAGTTTTGATAGTCGATATACAGATGTCGGCTTAGTTCCACTGTCTTATATTAGTGGGAAAGCGGTACTGAGAATTTGGCCAATTAATTTGATTGGGTTTATAGAATAA
- a CDS encoding YraN family protein: MNNKRNIGSWGEEIGSDFLQKQGLKIREKNFRCKIGEVDIIAEENEYLVFVEVKYRKDLSHGYPREAVNYYKQKTISKVALWYIKKYNLWNRPCRFDVLEILGRYPNLKMTLIKNAFYAN; the protein is encoded by the coding sequence ATGAATAATAAAAGAAACATTGGAAGCTGGGGCGAAGAAATCGGATCTGATTTCTTGCAAAAACAAGGTTTAAAAATCCGGGAAAAAAACTTTCGATGTAAAATAGGAGAAGTGGATATTATTGCGGAGGAAAATGAATATTTAGTTTTTGTAGAAGTTAAATATAGAAAAGATCTTTCCCATGGATATCCAAGAGAAGCTGTAAATTATTATAAGCAGAAAACAATTTCTAAGGTTGCATTATGGTATATAAAAAAGTATAATTTATGGAATCGGCCCTGTCGTTTTGATGTTCTTGAGATTTTGGGAAGGTATCCGAATCTGAAGATGACATTAATTAAAAATGCTTTTTATGCAAACTAA
- the rimM gene encoding ribosome maturation factor RimM (Essential for efficient processing of 16S rRNA), giving the protein MSAYIEIGKIVNTQGVRGDVRVIPSTDNPKRFELLKDIYIENRNELKKYTIERVWYHKQFVILKLKEVSSMNEGEALKNSIIKIPRELALPLEENEYYIGDLYDLEVYTNHDEYLGKITDIIFTGSNDVYVVKKEGEPKELLIPAIKECILNVDLDNSKMTVSLLEGLRD; this is encoded by the coding sequence TTGTCTGCCTATATAGAAATCGGCAAAATCGTAAATACTCAAGGGGTTCGAGGAGATGTGAGAGTAATCCCCTCAACGGATAATCCTAAGCGTTTTGAGTTGTTAAAGGATATATATATTGAAAACAGAAATGAACTTAAAAAATATACTATTGAAAGAGTCTGGTATCATAAACAGTTTGTTATATTAAAGCTCAAAGAAGTATCTTCCATGAATGAGGGAGAAGCTTTAAAAAATAGTATCATAAAAATCCCAAGAGAACTTGCTCTTCCCTTAGAGGAAAATGAGTATTACATTGGAGATTTGTATGACTTAGAGGTATATACCAATCATGACGAATATTTGGGGAAAATAACGGATATTATTTTTACAGGGAGCAATGACGTATACGTTGTAAAAAAAGAAGGGGAACCAAAAGAGTTGCTAATACCGGCTATTAAAGAATGCATATTGAATGTAGATCTGGATAACAGCAAAATGACTGTATCATTATTGGAAGGATTGAGAGACTGA
- the rplS gene encoding 50S ribosomal protein L19, whose product MNEIIRAIENEQLKSDITPFNVGDTIRVYAKVKEGNRERLQMFEGIVMKRQHGGIRETFTVRRISYGVGVERTWPLHSPNIDKIEVVRRGKVRRARLNYLRSRVGKAAKVKELI is encoded by the coding sequence ATGAACGAGATCATTAGAGCAATCGAAAACGAACAGTTAAAAAGCGATATTACTCCTTTTAATGTTGGAGACACTATTCGTGTATATGCAAAAGTAAAAGAAGGAAATCGTGAAAGATTACAGATGTTTGAAGGCATTGTTATGAAAAGACAACATGGAGGAATCCGTGAAACCTTTACTGTAAGAAGAATTTCTTATGGTGTAGGTGTTGAAAGAACATGGCCTCTCCATTCACCAAACATTGATAAAATTGAAGTTGTAAGAAGAGGTAAAGTTAGAAGAGCTAGATTAAATTATCTCCGCTCCAGAGTAGGAAAAGCTGCAAAAGTAAAAGAACTTATCTAA
- a CDS encoding flagellar hook-length control protein FliK: MKVTPFKDISIPTKHISSVEKSFYKLSEGEIFKAQITDIQHGKVLLKLSDGFSIEAKLQNQLLEMKIGQMIFFKVQSNTNDQILIEILKNQNEDPKLNVVLDAINAAKLIVNQENVKLVESLLENQLPIDSNSLQEIFHQIKNHPNISLEEVLFLLKNEMQIDEKNILQLNGYIEHNKNIGEQVNQLLDTIENMENGSHKLEFIKSLTQAKQSEYSINPPLDSEHMSESTHELITLEKEIEVLTYLKDRPESLLENMLKNDYTTLFSAEDLNEEIRSILINDKEVSNFFKNTLKLLTDTNKGKEGLEDILSDKIKEFINIIKNELHIPLENLKNQDNLKEVFNKIYKYVLSVNDIAHKMESPQGKEIAEVSEQIKDNLDFMNQLNKYESYIQIPIRIDHHHSQADLYIFRKKKNKKNDAHSISALIALDLANLGYVEAFVQKNGKDVYCQFRLENEKFEGIFQKYTPRLMNALHNKGYHLKSITFHRLKERFNIIKSPENASNIKEEPKRYSFDMRV, encoded by the coding sequence ATGAAAGTAACCCCGTTTAAGGATATATCAATACCGACAAAACATATTTCATCCGTAGAAAAATCTTTTTACAAACTATCCGAAGGAGAGATTTTCAAAGCTCAAATTACGGATATTCAGCATGGAAAAGTTTTGTTGAAACTTAGTGATGGTTTTTCCATAGAAGCAAAGCTGCAAAACCAATTGCTTGAAATGAAAATTGGGCAAATGATTTTCTTTAAAGTTCAATCCAATACAAACGATCAGATTTTAATTGAAATCCTGAAGAACCAAAATGAAGATCCAAAGTTAAATGTTGTGTTAGATGCAATAAATGCTGCAAAACTGATTGTGAACCAGGAGAATGTAAAGCTGGTAGAAAGTTTATTGGAAAATCAACTGCCTATAGACAGCAATAGTCTTCAAGAAATTTTTCATCAGATTAAAAATCATCCTAATATTTCATTAGAAGAAGTATTATTCCTGCTAAAAAATGAAATGCAAATCGATGAAAAAAATATTCTTCAATTAAATGGATATATTGAACATAATAAAAATATTGGGGAACAAGTGAATCAATTATTGGACACAATAGAAAACATGGAAAATGGTTCGCACAAGCTAGAATTCATAAAATCATTAACCCAAGCAAAACAATCTGAGTATTCCATAAATCCACCTTTGGATTCTGAACATATGAGCGAATCAACCCATGAGTTAATAACCTTAGAAAAAGAAATTGAAGTATTAACGTATCTAAAAGATCGACCTGAGTCTTTATTAGAAAATATGTTAAAAAATGATTATACTACGCTTTTTTCTGCTGAAGATTTAAATGAAGAAATCAGGTCTATACTTATTAATGATAAGGAAGTATCTAACTTCTTTAAAAACACCTTAAAATTATTGACTGATACAAATAAGGGAAAAGAAGGCTTAGAAGATATTCTATCTGATAAAATCAAGGAATTTATAAATATTATAAAAAATGAGCTTCATATACCCCTTGAAAATTTAAAAAATCAAGATAATCTGAAAGAAGTCTTTAATAAAATATACAAATATGTTCTTTCCGTAAATGATATAGCTCATAAAATGGAATCTCCACAAGGGAAAGAAATTGCAGAAGTTTCAGAACAAATTAAAGATAACTTGGACTTTATGAATCAGCTGAATAAATATGAATCTTATATTCAAATTCCGATCAGAATAGATCATCATCATTCCCAGGCAGATCTTTATATATTTCGCAAAAAGAAAAATAAGAAAAATGATGCTCATTCTATATCCGCTCTTATTGCTTTAGATTTAGCAAACCTGGGGTATGTGGAAGCATTTGTTCAAAAAAACGGGAAAGATGTATATTGTCAATTTAGATTAGAAAATGAAAAGTTTGAAGGAATCTTTCAAAAATATACTCCACGTTTAATGAATGCTTTACACAATAAAGGTTATCATTTAAAATCAATTACTTTTCATCGGTTAAAAGAACGTTTTAATATAATAAAATCTCCCGAAAATGCTTCGAATATAAAAGAAGAACCTAAAAGATATTCATTTGATATGAGGGTGTAG
- a CDS encoding KH domain-containing protein, with product MKDLVEMIAKALVDHPEAVEVNEIEGERSIILELKVAPEDMGKVIGKQGRIAKAIRTVVKAAATRENKRVVVEILQ from the coding sequence ATGAAAGATCTCGTTGAAATGATTGCTAAAGCTTTAGTGGATCATCCCGAAGCTGTAGAAGTAAATGAGATAGAAGGAGAACGTTCCATCATTCTCGAATTAAAAGTTGCACCTGAGGATATGGGAAAAGTTATTGGAAAACAAGGAAGAATTGCTAAAGCAATTCGTACAGTAGTTAAGGCGGCTGCAACACGCGAGAATAAGCGAGTAGTCGTTGAAATATTACAATAA
- a CDS encoding ribonuclease HII — protein MTQISSIKSIADLLKEVSYEELPNILERLKSDSRQGVQNLVKRYEKKYNDYILELNRIKELNTYENNYYSKGYKAIAGIDEVGRGPLAGPVVACAVILPKNCSILGINDSKKLSPSKREELFEIIHKKALSIGIGVVDPQTIDEINILQATYKAMKIALEKLEIVPEMLLIDGNNNLPNVSIPQQILVGGDGKSISIAAASIIAKVTRDRLMDAYHELYPEYDFIKNKGYGTEIHIKAIQQKGLCPIHRRSFTQNFLK, from the coding sequence ATGACTCAAATATCATCAATTAAATCTATTGCAGATCTATTAAAGGAAGTTTCTTACGAGGAACTTCCTAACATTTTGGAAAGATTAAAATCAGATTCCAGACAAGGTGTACAAAACTTGGTAAAAAGATATGAAAAAAAATATAATGACTATATTTTAGAATTAAATAGAATAAAAGAATTAAATACATATGAAAATAATTATTATTCTAAAGGCTATAAAGCTATTGCTGGTATAGATGAAGTAGGAAGAGGTCCTTTAGCGGGCCCTGTAGTGGCTTGTGCGGTTATTCTTCCTAAGAATTGCAGTATCTTAGGCATTAATGATTCAAAGAAATTGTCTCCTTCTAAAAGAGAAGAATTATTCGAAATTATACATAAGAAAGCCCTGTCTATAGGAATTGGGGTTGTTGATCCTCAAACCATCGATGAAATAAATATCCTGCAAGCTACCTATAAAGCTATGAAAATAGCTCTTGAGAAATTGGAGATCGTTCCAGAAATGCTTTTAATAGATGGAAATAATAATCTTCCTAATGTTTCAATTCCCCAACAAATATTAGTTGGTGGAGACGGTAAAAGTATATCCATTGCTGCTGCCAGCATTATTGCTAAAGTGACAAGGGACAGACTAATGGACGCATATCATGAACTTTATCCGGAATATGACTTTATCAAAAATAAAGGCTATGGTACAGAAATTCATATTAAAGCAATTCAACAAAAAGGATTGTGTCCTATTCATCGAAGAAGTTTTACGCAGAATTTTTTAAAGTAA
- the hsp18 gene encoding heat shock protein Hsp18 has protein sequence MMFEMMPFRRNHLNRKDDFFSPFFKNFFEDDFFPTMHYMQGNFNVDLKETDDDYQIEADLPGIKKGDIDIDFSNNYLTISAKRNEAIEDKNENYVRRERHYGEFKRSFYIDNVDETKIDASFKDGVLKVVLPKLNKGKTNRRKIDIH, from the coding sequence ATGATGTTTGAAATGATGCCTTTTAGAAGAAATCATTTGAACAGAAAAGATGACTTCTTTTCACCCTTCTTTAAGAACTTCTTTGAGGATGACTTTTTTCCAACAATGCATTACATGCAGGGAAATTTCAATGTAGACTTAAAAGAAACCGATGATGATTACCAAATTGAAGCGGACTTGCCTGGAATTAAAAAGGGAGACATAGATATAGACTTTAGTAATAATTACTTAACCATTAGTGCAAAAAGAAATGAAGCGATTGAAGATAAAAATGAAAATTATGTTAGAAGAGAAAGACATTATGGTGAATTTAAAAGAAGTTTTTATATAGATAATGTAGATGAAACCAAAATAGACGCTTCTTTTAAAGACGGAGTATTAAAAGTTGTTTTACCTAAATTAAATAAAGGAAAGACTAATCGCAGAAAGATTGATATACACTAA
- the rpsP gene encoding 30S ribosomal protein S16 yields MAVRMRLKRMGAKKAPFYRIVVADSRSPRDGRFIEEVGYYDPTKEPMELRVNEELVQKWLKNGAQPSDTVKALLKKANVLQ; encoded by the coding sequence ATGGCAGTTAGAATGAGATTAAAAAGAATGGGTGCAAAAAAAGCTCCTTTCTATAGAATTGTTGTAGCAGATTCAAGATCTCCAAGAGATGGAAGATTCATTGAAGAAGTTGGATACTACGATCCAACAAAAGAACCAATGGAATTAAGAGTAAATGAAGAACTTGTTCAAAAATGGCTTAAAAATGGTGCTCAACCTTCCGACACAGTGAAAGCTTTACTTAAAAAAGCTAATGTACTCCAATAG
- the lepB gene encoding signal peptidase I, whose translation MEEKNDSFNLAQEALSWGKDILIAIVIALLIRQFVLAHTVIPSGSMIPTIQINDHVIVNKLSYYFTEPKRGDIVVFHEDIDLIKRVIGLPGEVIDLKDGKVFIDGKPLEEDYLNEPMDTNIKGILDYPFKIPEDSYFVMGDNRNVSQDSRYIGPISKDKIFAKAGLRIWPLKSFGFLE comes from the coding sequence ATGGAAGAAAAAAACGACTCTTTCAATTTAGCACAGGAAGCACTCAGCTGGGGGAAGGATATCCTCATTGCAATAGTAATAGCACTTCTAATTCGCCAATTTGTTTTAGCCCATACAGTTATTCCCTCAGGTTCAATGATCCCAACCATTCAAATTAATGACCATGTTATTGTAAATAAATTATCCTATTATTTTACGGAGCCTAAACGGGGAGATATCGTTGTGTTCCACGAAGATATCGATCTTATCAAGCGAGTCATCGGATTGCCGGGAGAAGTAATTGATTTAAAAGACGGGAAAGTATTTATTGATGGAAAACCTCTGGAAGAAGATTATTTAAATGAACCCATGGATACAAATATAAAAGGAATATTGGACTATCCGTTTAAAATACCTGAGGACTCCTATTTCGTAATGGGAGACAATAGAAATGTCAGCCAAGATAGCAGATATATTGGACCAATCAGCAAGGACAAAATATTTGCCAAGGCAGGGCTAAGAATTTGGCCTCTTAAAAGTTTTGGATTTCTAGAATAA
- the ylqF gene encoding ribosome biogenesis GTPase YlqF, with the protein MNIQWYPGHMTKTRRLITENLKLVDIVIELVDARIPFSSKNPDIEELSRNKPRILVMNKSDLADPNTTSRWISWFAQKGYGVITVNSVTGKGISDVDKTARELLKEKIEKDKQRGRIFRPIRAMVVGIPNVGKSTFINKLVGRSSAKTGDRPGVTKGKQWIKIKKDFELLDTPGILWPKFEDMNVGMKLAFTGAIKQEILDTHTLSLELLKLLSSKFPNTLESRYKLTDIESKTPMELLTEIGQKRGFLISGGEVDYPRTALVVLDELRTGKLGNLTLEAPEEIETS; encoded by the coding sequence ATGAACATACAGTGGTATCCCGGTCATATGACAAAAACGAGACGACTGATCACTGAAAACTTAAAATTAGTTGATATTGTTATTGAACTGGTAGATGCAAGAATACCATTTAGCAGCAAGAATCCAGATATCGAAGAATTATCCCGAAACAAACCGAGAATACTGGTAATGAACAAAAGTGATTTGGCAGATCCCAATACTACTTCGCGATGGATCTCTTGGTTCGCACAAAAAGGTTATGGTGTCATTACTGTGAACTCAGTCACTGGAAAAGGTATTTCTGATGTAGATAAAACAGCACGGGAATTATTAAAAGAAAAAATAGAAAAAGACAAACAAAGAGGTAGGATTTTTAGACCTATTCGAGCAATGGTTGTCGGTATACCTAACGTTGGAAAGTCAACCTTTATTAATAAATTGGTTGGTAGATCCAGTGCTAAGACTGGAGACAGACCTGGAGTAACAAAAGGGAAGCAATGGATTAAAATCAAAAAAGATTTTGAGCTCTTGGATACTCCGGGAATTCTTTGGCCTAAATTTGAAGATATGAATGTTGGAATGAAATTAGCTTTTACAGGCGCAATAAAGCAAGAAATATTAGATACTCATACATTATCATTAGAATTACTTAAGCTTTTATCCAGCAAATTTCCTAATACTTTAGAAAGTAGATATAAACTTACAGATATTGAATCAAAGACACCGATGGAGCTATTAACAGAAATAGGTCAAAAAAGAGGTTTTTTAATTTCCGGAGGGGAAGTAGATTATCCTCGCACTGCACTGGTAGTTTTAGATGAATTGCGAACAGGCAAATTAGGAAATCTTACTCTTGAGGCTCCAGAAGAGATTGAGACCTCATGA